In one Stenotrophomonas maltophilia genomic region, the following are encoded:
- a CDS encoding MerC domain-containing protein, protein MSLSSHLRHLLDRFGATGSMLCAVHCAVIPVLLAAAPSLGLSFWLSDGVEQALVVFVTLLGLFSLVWGYRRHGALRALAFLIPGLVALWAGVLYDPLHHNAVPHAVVMTIGGLLVGVAHLVNLRLNHSHVHDASCAH, encoded by the coding sequence ATGTCCCTCTCCTCCCACCTGCGCCATCTGCTCGACCGTTTCGGTGCCACCGGATCGATGCTGTGCGCAGTGCACTGTGCGGTGATTCCGGTGCTGCTGGCCGCAGCGCCTTCGCTGGGCCTGTCGTTCTGGCTCAGCGATGGCGTTGAACAGGCGCTGGTCGTGTTCGTGACCCTGCTGGGTCTGTTCAGCCTTGTCTGGGGCTACCGCCGGCATGGCGCCCTGCGCGCGCTGGCGTTCCTGATTCCCGGGCTGGTCGCGCTGTGGGCTGGGGTTCTGTACGACCCGCTGCATCACAATGCCGTGCCGCACGCGGTGGTGATGACCATTGGCGGTCTGCTGGTCGGCGTTGCCCATCTGGTCAATCTGCGGCTCAACCACAGCCACGTACACGACGCCAGCTGCGCGCACTAG
- a CDS encoding 30S ribosomal protein THX, protein MGKGDRKTAKGKRYNASYGNARSHTASKVAVGAAAPVAKKTVAKAPAKKAVAKKAVAKA, encoded by the coding sequence ATGGGTAAGGGTGACCGCAAGACCGCCAAGGGCAAGCGCTACAACGCCAGCTACGGCAACGCCCGTTCGCACACCGCGAGCAAGGTCGCCGTAGGCGCCGCTGCCCCGGTCGCCAAGAAGACCGTGGCCAAGGCTCCGGCGAAGAAGGCCGTGGCGAAGAAGGCCGTCGCCAAGGCCTGA
- a CDS encoding ectonucleotide pyrophosphatase/phosphodiesterase, with amino-acid sequence MTSVRLTCALALLLPLAACTTAPAPTATVSTPAATAAPPKLLLISIDGLRADALDRGLTPNLQRMIDSGVRARWMTPSYPSLTFPNHYTIVTGLRPDHHGIIHNAMDDASLGSFALSNREAVTRSDWWGGEPIWVSAEKAGVRSATWSWPGSEAEIKGVRPSQWLAYNDKEPFEQRVQTVLGWLARSDAEAPRLATLYMEHVDKAGHHHGPQSQQYTAAIVRADQVVGQVLDGLQQRGLTATTNVIVVSDHGMAAVGDGQVIATESMVDPAIARNVSQGQSVGFAPVAGREAEAERALLGRHAHYECWKKENLPARWHYGTHPRIPAIVCQMDEGWDALTRDWIARRDRRDGGSHGYDPALPSMRAVFVASGPSFRQGLLIDGFDNVDVYPLLAHLLQVPAAPNDGNAETLKQTLR; translated from the coding sequence ATGACTTCCGTACGCCTGACCTGCGCGCTGGCGCTGCTGCTGCCGTTGGCCGCCTGCACCACCGCACCCGCCCCGACCGCCACCGTCTCCACGCCTGCGGCAACGGCCGCACCGCCGAAGCTGCTGCTGATCTCCATCGATGGCCTGCGTGCCGACGCGCTGGACCGCGGGCTGACGCCGAACCTGCAGCGGATGATCGACAGCGGCGTGCGCGCACGCTGGATGACGCCCTCCTATCCCTCGCTGACCTTCCCCAACCACTACACCATCGTGACCGGTCTGCGCCCTGACCATCACGGCATCATCCACAATGCGATGGACGACGCATCGCTGGGCAGTTTCGCGCTGAGCAACCGCGAGGCGGTCACCCGCAGCGACTGGTGGGGCGGCGAGCCGATCTGGGTCAGCGCGGAGAAAGCCGGCGTGCGTTCCGCGACCTGGTCCTGGCCGGGCAGCGAAGCGGAGATCAAGGGCGTGCGCCCCAGCCAGTGGCTGGCGTATAACGACAAGGAACCGTTCGAGCAACGTGTGCAGACCGTACTGGGCTGGCTGGCACGCAGCGATGCCGAGGCGCCGCGCCTGGCCACGCTGTACATGGAACACGTCGACAAGGCCGGACATCACCATGGGCCGCAGTCGCAGCAGTACACGGCAGCCATCGTGCGGGCCGACCAGGTTGTCGGCCAGGTGCTCGACGGACTGCAGCAGCGTGGCCTGACAGCCACCACCAATGTGATCGTGGTTTCCGATCACGGCATGGCCGCGGTGGGCGACGGCCAGGTGATCGCCACCGAGTCGATGGTGGACCCGGCCATCGCACGCAACGTCAGCCAGGGCCAGTCGGTCGGCTTCGCGCCGGTCGCGGGGCGTGAAGCCGAGGCCGAACGTGCCCTGCTCGGCCGCCATGCCCACTACGAATGCTGGAAGAAGGAGAACCTGCCTGCGCGCTGGCATTACGGCACGCATCCACGCATACCCGCCATCGTCTGCCAGATGGATGAAGGCTGGGACGCGCTGACCCGGGACTGGATCGCCAGGCGCGATCGTCGCGACGGCGGCTCGCACGGCTACGATCCGGCGCTGCCGTCGATGCGTGCGGTGTTCGTGGCGAGCGGCCCGTCGTTCCGACAGGGGCTGCTGATCGACGGCTTCGACAACGTCGATGTCTATCCGCTGCTGGCGCACCTGCTGCAGGTTCCAGCCGCGCCGAACGACGGCAATGCCGAGACACTGAAGCAGACGCTGCGTTGA
- a CDS encoding methylated-DNA--[protein]-cysteine S-methyltransferase, giving the protein MTLLFDRFDSPIGELTIAGDERGLAHVLFPENRHPARGRSDWHNAPGAFPEAREQLLQYLHGERSTFDLLLAPRGTPFQLRVWHALALIPFGQTWSYLQLAQHLGQPSATRAVGAANGRNPLPIILPCHRVIGSNGALTGFGGGLETKAALLRLEQRQVPLFA; this is encoded by the coding sequence ATGACGTTGTTGTTCGACCGTTTTGACAGCCCGATCGGCGAGCTCACCATCGCCGGTGACGAACGTGGCCTGGCCCACGTGCTGTTTCCTGAAAACCGCCACCCCGCGCGCGGACGCAGCGACTGGCACAATGCGCCCGGCGCGTTTCCCGAGGCCCGCGAACAGCTGCTGCAGTACCTGCATGGCGAACGCAGCACATTCGATCTGCTGCTGGCACCGCGCGGCACCCCGTTCCAGCTGCGCGTGTGGCACGCCCTGGCGTTGATACCGTTCGGCCAGACCTGGAGCTACCTGCAGTTGGCGCAGCACCTGGGCCAGCCCAGCGCGACGCGCGCGGTCGGCGCCGCCAACGGCCGCAATCCCCTGCCGATCATCCTGCCCTGCCATCGCGTGATCGGCAGCAACGGAGCGCTGACCGGTTTCGGCGGCGGACTGGAGACCAAGGCAGCACTGCTGCGGCTTGAGCAACGCCAGGTACCGCTGTTCGCCTGA
- a CDS encoding DNA-3-methyladenine glycosylase 2 family protein, with amino-acid sequence MNTALVLDTAACDRARLARDARFDGVFFTAVRSTGIYCRPVCPAPPPKPRNITYFPSAAAATAAGYRPCLRCRPELAPQAQQALAGQAVQRALALIHGGFLQEQPVAGLAAKIGLSARQLQRLFVEHLGATPGQIHATHRLLLAKQLLTETTLPVTDVALAAGYNSLRRFNTAFLQGCGMAPTTLRRQHVPLAADDGGLVLRLGYRPPLDFPRMLAFLRKRCLPGIELIGDDSYQRVLGTPERPTLLRVTADPKRPELRLQLGAVDPRLIPDIVRRVRRVFDLDADLQQVHAALGEEPLLARGIAERPGLRVPGGWDGFEVAVRAVLGQQVSVAAATTFARRLVDAHGAHLPGMPTEFDRQFPSPSVLADAPLESIGLPRSRAATVRALAAACVSGQLDFGPGQALEEFVARCVALPGIGPWTAQYIALRGLGQPDAFPAGDLVLQQVLGHAQGQRLSERATEARSQPWRPWRSYAVLHLWHLSGTFVGEPT; translated from the coding sequence ATGAACACCGCCCTCGTCCTCGACACCGCTGCCTGCGACCGTGCCCGCCTCGCCCGTGACGCGCGCTTTGATGGCGTGTTCTTCACCGCCGTGCGCAGCACCGGCATCTACTGTCGGCCGGTCTGCCCGGCGCCGCCGCCGAAGCCGCGCAACATCACCTATTTCCCGAGTGCGGCCGCAGCCACTGCCGCCGGTTACCGGCCCTGCCTTCGCTGCCGTCCCGAACTGGCGCCGCAGGCACAGCAGGCGCTGGCCGGCCAGGCCGTGCAGCGGGCGCTGGCGTTGATCCACGGCGGCTTCCTGCAGGAGCAGCCGGTTGCCGGACTGGCTGCGAAGATCGGCCTCAGCGCACGCCAGCTGCAGCGCCTGTTCGTGGAGCACCTGGGCGCCACGCCCGGCCAGATTCACGCCACCCACCGCCTGCTGCTGGCCAAGCAGCTGCTGACCGAAACCACCCTGCCGGTCACCGACGTTGCGCTCGCGGCGGGCTACAACAGCCTGCGCCGCTTCAACACCGCCTTCCTGCAGGGCTGCGGGATGGCGCCGACCACGCTGCGCCGCCAACACGTCCCGCTGGCCGCCGATGACGGTGGCCTGGTGCTGCGCCTGGGCTACCGGCCTCCGCTGGATTTTCCGCGCATGCTGGCGTTCCTGCGCAAGCGCTGCCTGCCGGGCATCGAACTGATCGGCGACGACAGCTACCAGCGCGTGCTCGGCACGCCTGAACGACCCACCCTGCTGCGCGTGACGGCTGATCCGAAGCGGCCGGAACTGCGCCTGCAGTTGGGTGCGGTCGATCCGCGGCTGATACCGGACATCGTGCGACGCGTGCGGCGGGTATTCGATCTCGATGCCGACCTGCAGCAGGTGCATGCCGCGCTCGGTGAAGAGCCGCTGCTGGCGCGCGGCATCGCCGAACGCCCTGGCCTGCGCGTGCCGGGCGGCTGGGATGGCTTCGAGGTGGCGGTGCGTGCCGTGCTCGGCCAGCAGGTCAGCGTTGCGGCGGCGACCACCTTCGCGCGCCGGCTGGTCGACGCGCATGGCGCCCACCTGCCGGGCATGCCGACGGAGTTCGACCGCCAGTTCCCCTCTCCCTCGGTATTGGCGGACGCCCCTCTGGAATCGATCGGTCTGCCACGCAGCCGCGCCGCCACCGTGCGCGCACTGGCCGCAGCCTGCGTCAGTGGCCAGCTCGACTTCGGGCCCGGCCAGGCACTGGAGGAATTCGTCGCCCGCTGCGTGGCCCTGCCCGGCATCGGCCCGTGGACGGCGCAGTACATCGCCCTGCGCGGCCTGGGCCAGCCCGACGCGTTTCCTGCAGGTGACCTGGTGCTGCAGCAGGTGCTCGGCCATGCCCAGGGGCAGCGCCTGAGCGAACGCGCCACCGAAGCGCGATCCCAGCCCTGGCGCCCCTGGCGCTCGTATGCGGTGCTGCATCTGTGGCATCTGTCCGGCACGTTCGTTGGAGAACCGACATGA
- a CDS encoding DUF4019 domain-containing protein, producing MKRVLLLLSLLPLAAFAQVPAPATPAPAPARPAPSTPAAAPPATAATAARPPAPALSPAQQAQVQKQDAEMGAAALRAAQMVDANRAGELWDGASAVARRAVTKPAFISQLTADRTRLGALSGRGQPSITRVKYAAGAVVPEGLYINVSFPTRFANSAQPVRELVSFRFDEDQVWRLAGYSLRAPGP from the coding sequence ATGAAGCGCGTGCTCCTGCTGCTGTCCCTGTTGCCGCTTGCTGCATTCGCCCAGGTGCCCGCGCCCGCCACGCCGGCTCCGGCGCCGGCGCGCCCGGCGCCGAGTACGCCGGCCGCCGCGCCACCGGCGACAGCGGCGACAGCGGCACGGCCGCCCGCACCGGCCCTCAGCCCGGCACAGCAGGCGCAGGTGCAGAAGCAGGACGCGGAGATGGGGGCGGCCGCACTGAGGGCCGCGCAGATGGTCGACGCCAACCGCGCGGGCGAGTTGTGGGATGGCGCATCAGCCGTAGCGCGGCGCGCGGTGACCAAGCCGGCCTTCATCAGCCAGCTGACCGCCGATCGCACCCGTCTGGGGGCCTTGAGTGGTCGCGGCCAACCGTCCATTACCCGGGTGAAGTACGCGGCCGGCGCCGTCGTGCCCGAAGGCCTGTACATCAATGTCAGCTTCCCGACCCGCTTCGCCAACAGTGCGCAGCCCGTGCGCGAACTGGTCTCGTTCCGCTTCGATGAGGACCAGGTCTGGCGCCTGGCCGGTTACAGCCTGCGCG